The Magnolia sinica isolate HGM2019 chromosome 9, MsV1, whole genome shotgun sequence sequence CAAaaaaatgagggaaagtagactcagatggtttggccatgtgaaACAGAGACTAAAAACTgcaccagttaggagtgagttggttcaagttgaaggatcTAAAGAGGCAAGGGGGTGGAGGTAGTAAATTAAGACTTgaatgacctatggtttaattgaGAATGTGGTCTTAGATAGAGTGGAAAGcgaaacaggattcatgtagccagcctcaattagttgggatgaggcttagataatgatgatgatttttaaAGCTTCATGATAGGATGGAAGACTCCAATTGATATATAACCCTGCCATGTGTACCCAAAAATCAAAAGCAGAGAAGCTATGCCAGTGGCACAGAAAAGCATCCATTCTATTGTTCAGTTAGGGGGTGGATTTTCAGTTTACATTCACGAGAATTCAttttttctgcttttttttttttcacaaattaaTATCCAAAACTTTCAAACTGGTCTTGGAACCTAGTCAATACtgtgagcatccaaacacagcctagtAACTTCTGGATTTGGGATTTGTCTGGGGTCAGATTCAAATGCCTGGTATAAGCATAACAAACGTTGGAGATTCGATATGTAAACCATACAATCTCTATGCACGGAAATTCATTCTAATGTTTCAGTGATTCAATATCATAAAGCATTCATGGTGTTAAAATGACTAAAATCAATTCATTTCATATAGAAATACAGATGTTCAAGGGGGATTTAAATGTAAAatttaaaagcaagaaaaatgATAATAATTAGAGCCTTGCTATATGCCCACGTGCTTGTATAAGAGGACCCTTTAGATACCACGACATGTGCCAACCTGGAAaacatgtcaaagatccatgCGGCCTTACCCATCGAGAGGATGTCTTctaccaaaaatcaggtgggcctaaAAGATTGGAAAGAAATGTGGGCCTTAAAGAAACTTGGCAACATTTTCTTTAGATGCCCATCTGTTCAAATTATGCAGCCCACCTGAACagtggaccagcttgatttttgaACAGGGCATCTACACAAtggaacccacctgatggatgactTAGATCTTGCACATTTGTGCCAATAGGCGCATGTTGTGGCATGTCGAGGGTCTAGTGAAGGATTGCGACCATCCATCAGCTCTTAACCATTTCCTGGCTTCGAGGGGTGTCAAAGGGGGTTTGCAGTTCtccattttatatttttcaatAAGTAACATTCGCACTtccattgagtttttttttttctttctttctttatttttttttttttacacacacactcacacccacccacaccacaatgggtactggAACCCATGACCtctatgttgaaactcttgtaagtataccactgagccatgagtagggaccctcCATTGAGTATGTTCATAGGATAagtatagctgaaatgaggaagTTGAGATGggtgagtggcaagacgaggataGGATAGACTTAGAAATGAGCACATTCGAGGGAACTTAAGAGTAGCAACATTAAGTAAGAAGATGGGGGAAAgtggacttagatggtttggtcatgtgcaatggagaccaagaactatggTGGTTGAAAAAGAGTACAGTGGTCTTCAGGACCACTCCTTTTTGACACACATGAACTCGTACACTCCAACACAATCCAATTCGCTTTCACATCCAAACGCATCCATGGTTTTCTaagccaaaagaagaagaagaagaagaatagtgtAGATCTACTTGATTTGGAATTCATATAAAATCCTCTTGTATTGTGCTTTTTTATCTTTAAACGAGAAAGATTATGGAAGAAGCATGGAAGAAGCATTACCAGACAACTTACTAGCATGATTAGCAAAAATCGAATATGTTGTCAAGCATTGTTCGTAAACCTTCGATTGATGAACTATTCAAGTACTTATAACAACATTCATaaacaaaaccaaaagaaaaaccgaagaaatcaaacacataaatacaTAAACCAGAAGTGCAAGAGGGATTCATtctacatgtgccagcatggcacaagtGTAGAAGATCCAGTCCATCAAATGGGATCCACTGAGAACTTGCCCTGGCACAGAATCATGTTggtacactcatcaggtgggccatacaacagTTAGAAAAAAGATGTCCAACAGCCtatgttcaacataaacatgtgGCCCATCGGATAACTAGACCCCCTTGATTTTAATGCTTGCATGAGGCTcttacaattgaaatagaaagatCAAGGGCCATAACTAACCTTTCCTTCTGTCAGCATTCATAGGAACAGTCAGTGACATGCTTGGTTCTGTTCTCAAAGACGAAGCCCCGCTTCTATTGCTCTGATTCGGCGATCTATTGGATAAAAGCTTAGCAATCTGCAATtgggtgtttgcaattatttctGTCCTCTTAAGTTCCATCTCGGCCCGCCTGATCTCTGCCTCCGCCCTCATCCGCTCCATGTCCTTGTACATTTCCATCCGTGTCTGCTCGATCTTCAATACCGAATTAGCCAGCATTCTGATACTCTCCGCCACATCGCCAGCTGACCTCTTCCTACGCTTGATCGGATCGGCTTTCCCCAACCCGTCAGCGGCATTCGGGACCTTGCTTCTCGGCGTACTGACATCACTATCCATACCCTTACTTTCCTTCCTATCATTGCCCAACGTGTTCGACCCACCATCCCGATCGCTGTCCTGTGCATGGCCCACCACCTCTACATTGGCCACATCAAGGATTTGGGTGTTCTTCCCAATTTCCTGAGGACGGGATTCGTCAGGTGCCTGCCTCAGAACATGCTCCGAATCGCCTGTTTCCACCTTCGGCAACGCTTGCGGGCCTGATTCACCTGCCCCATTCACACACCCAGCATCACCCTTAGCTTGAGAATTACAAGTCCCTTTCAACAAACTATCCATACGAGCGTAGAATTGCCAAGAAGAACCCGGCGACTCAGCCCTGTATCGTTTCTTCATCGATTCTATCTTGTTCTTACACTGGTTAGGAGTCTTTAAAGCCTTAGTCCCACTACTCCGATCTGAGACTCGCCGCGCGATGTCCTCCCAATCGCTTCCTTTCAGCTTAGCCCGGTTCCGGATTAGCCATTTCGATTCGTACACTTCCAACAAGCTCAGGACTCCACCTTCGCTCCACTCGTCCCTCTTACTCCTATCGGGCGTCTTCATCGCCATTCCTTCAGCTGCGCCCGCTTCAATCAGTGGCCCTAATTGCAGGCGCTCGGCTCCCCGCGGCCCGCCGATCGGGACCTCAGCAGAATCCATAATTCAACGCGGAAACGATGATCCAGATCGCAGAAACATCAATCATACTAGAAAAAACCATGATTTCGATGTCGGATACCCGAAATCCGGACTCTTTGGTGTTCTTTCCGGGAAATCGCCATCTGGGTCATTTTCTGTGAATCAATTCAACTTGAATTTTCTCTTGATTGATCAAAAAACGTATAGAGAAGTTGGATTTTTCAGCGAAAACTCGGAAATTCAGGAATGAAAATTCAGGAAATAGAGAGGCAGCTGGAGAGAATGATATTCTTACTGCATTGGAGGAATCTCATGCGTCTGATTTTATGgtctctagagagagagagagagttgcaggTGGGAGTTAATTGATACTCAGGCAgcctatgacgcttgatacgctggcactcagaaattgcatacgtggcagaTATTAACTCAATTttaaccgactaaattgtggaatccaCTGTTGATAATTCACTATCCCAATATCAGCTTGGTTGAATAGTTCTAACTTCttatttgtggacacttgtttgttgaaataagaccattggatatttttcatttctaaccgtccaattaatgtcCACCAATCCCATATCCAGATAATGACAATATAAGTGTAATTttcagttcatgatacatctagatTGGAAACATGATTGTACGTTAGGTGTgaaatttttaagtgcctgtgtacCATCCCTCACGCTtcacagagtatcaaagtttttctcgtgCACATTATGTCTACCGATGGATGCCACGTGGGAAAATCTCAGACGTGGGATAGCGAAACAAGCATCCGTCAGAACGCAATAGCTGAGTGGGAAGTTACGTCAGGGGTGGCAGACTAGTCAGATTACCGATGATTGGTCTCCGAACAGATCAAATGTCCGAGTGTGTAGAACCGGAATATGGTACGTTCATCTCTCTAGAGAACACATGCAAGTATGATTTATAAATCAGTACCGTCCATATGGTGGTATCTATCATGGTGTTCTACTTTAGAGAAAATTAATATAATTAAATGATCTCAGTTATCACTTTTTCTCTATTATTGACCTTCAAAAGTTAATCGATGTTTTATATCGTTGTTTTGAGGACCAGTGATTAGATGGAtgggatttattttattttattttatttttaaacttgGAAGGGTCCTGATGGTAATTATCCCTTCCTTGCATACATAGGAGAGACGGATCTACCATATTCAGCTTCTACCGGTTCTACCGTATCGCTTCCTATGAGTTAATTTCATCCTCCGTGTGAGTATGATGCCCCATACACACGCATTAAGAAGTTATCGATGTTGCGAGAACTTAATTAAAATGGACCGTCTAAATAGTGGGAACCTATgtagataaggcaaaaaccaAAAAATTAGACTAATCTGAAGATTATGAACATATGATTGATGGACGTTTTATTTTTATTCAGCCATTGCATGGCTTTTATTTTAACACTGATAGACAATCTACAACACCATTACAGTGCAATTATTGGTTCATCGAAAGTGAGGCCCACTATTATTAGGGTTGATCTTGAAACATTAACAAAGTTGGAGAGATGCGTGTCTACGAACCATCAAACTCTGCCAAAGCTTCTGGGAATTTACTTTCCGTACAGTATCCACGTGGTATGCTAAGCGCGGGATGCGGGCTCCGTGGATTGCCTGTTCCACCCGTCACAGGGATATCCCTGTGGCACGACGTGGCCAGAGCTCTGAAGTGCCAcacctttatgtatgtgtttatccatgccgtccatctgttcttaCGGcttattttaggcatgagcccaaaagtgagagCGATCCCAAGCTCGAATGTACCACACCTTATAAAGCATTGAGGATTGAACTCCTACAGTTGAAGACTTTGTAGGCTCACCTGATGTTTCATGTGTCATCCTTTTGTTCTTAAGGTAAGACagacctttttctttcttcttttttcttcttcttttttgtcattTGGAGTTAGCTTGTTATATCACACACCCATCGCCAGGGAATGGATACCAAGAGCTAGGCGTTTAAAGGAAAGGTAATACATACTTCGATGAGGGGAAGACATATATATAAACttgatgaataaaaaaaaaaaacttgtatagCCCTTACAAGCTTTcaacggtgagtattcaatcctcattgttttctattatggcTTActtaggatttgaaatcctcccaatGTGTTCgacaccctggagtgtgaattaACTTTAATTCAAAGTAGccatgcatgatatatttataagggtttgaatttaattactaaatcaactttaatttcTCTAATTattgagatatgtaatttttgacataatggttgtgataagcttgctgaaatatgtgttttgcctgaaaatgatgaaattccaagtgtcggatgggccacaaacacaagaTTATGGCTGAGTGACTaaacaatgatttttaatcgttgatttacatgaacaatgtttggacagtgttggacaatgtttggacagtgctgatttatatggacaatgtttggacagtactgctgatcatcattagtcggccatgtgcccaatagaatgatagtatagtgacacacatgctacacctgcaactattgaaatgattttaggtgtaatccaaggtCTCACCGTGGATTTCAAGCCCcataggggatttgaaaccccttggaaTTGAAACCTCCAATTACTTTATACTGCCAAACAGCCtggagatttgaaatcccctcgaatccatggtgccaaatgacccctttagctttggatttgcatcattttaggGCTGGCAAGATGATGGACaagatggataaaacatacacatcacagtaggcccacaACGCCACCACATCGTACCAAGGGATATCGTGTGGATCCACCCACTCAGTGCATTCGAGAATACCGGGCCACCGTAATCCATGTGTTTTATATTCACCTGTGCATATGATTTGCTCATTCCAtgccatgagctcaaaaatgaagtaatcCAAATCTCTGAACTAGTATTAATTAAACGTCATCATTataaacttcctagggtccaccataatatttatttaccattgaacatgttgataaagtcacacacatgaatgaagggaaagtaCAAATGTCAGTTTCATCTAAAAAGTTTGTCCCCAGGAGCTTGTTTGGATTATTGATTACATTGGTAGTGCGCTATGAAGAATGAGTAATGATGATCATTATTACAGTAGTTGGAATTAAAACAAAATAATGCATGTATGCAATATGCTTCTTACAACTCCACCGCCGACATGTAAAATACTTTCTTGGCTAGATACACTCGAATATAATTTTGTCAATATGGTCTATATCCACACCTTTACAATATCATTTCAACGTATGtctccaaaaaatgaggaagatttaaagctcaagtgaactacatacAAAGCATCTGGgagaatgacacccaccattgaaacctttctagggcccgccaggatgtttatttttcatccaacttattcatgaggtcaaacaaacctagatgaagtaaaaacacaaatatcatactaatccaacacttctgtagacctcaagaagttttcaatggtagatattcaatcttCGTTGCTAGCTATATATGGTGTCGTCCATTTTGCTTtcaatctacctctttttttaatcacatttcataaaatgatcacacaagatgaatggacggtgtggatataactgTAACTCGACTTGTTTGTCAACCATGTGTGTCTATGTGTCAGTAAGTCAGTTGGGCCTTTAAAAATTGAAGACCTAAGACACATGAACACTTGGAGCATCAATTAGTGAAAAAACAGATAAATTGAGGTGTTTTGGTGACCTTAACCTTAGACCCATTTAGGTCTAAAACAACCTTAACCTCTAAATGATCTATTCTCTAATAATTAAACTTTTGTTTAATCATTTCATAACTTTAAGAATTCTACTTGAACATATCTAGATAGGCTTTAAGAGGTTCAAAATTGCTAATAAACATACAACTCAAATCAACAATTTCGAGTGGATCTCAATCAAATCAACAGTCCATCGATAGGACTCGGTTCGATCGAAGGTCCTCCTCGATTTGATCAAAGTTAGCTAAAACAATCCAGCGAGCTAACTAcctaaaattggaaaaaaaaattcgatCAAATCAAAGGCTTCTTCAATCAAATTGAAAGAGTCATTTTCTGCCCATTTTACAGTTGTTACAAATTTATTTCTTATAAAAGAGCATTTGGTTATTGGGCAAGATTATGAGTTTTTAGTGTAATTAAAGCCTATGTGATTCTTCACCCGTTATCCATCTCCCATATTTCAAACCAAAGATATTCATGACACTATTCTTGTGATTAATCATTCTAATGAGCATTATAAGCTTCATTATGAAGCTGTTAatgttctctctcattttccagaGTTAGACATAACTATATAGGTAAATACTTGTTTAAATTATTTAGAATACACGCATAGATGAATCTCTACTTGGAACCAACTATCCAATAAATTCAACATCTCTTTTATTACCTTGACATCTCAATAGGAAGATCATTGCTGGTAGTCAATTCAAATAAGCGGAAAAGGACTAACTTCAAAGATTGGGGGTGCACAAAAGAAGCGAATTTAAGAAGAAAATACGTATCTTAAGAAATACACAACAACGGGGGTCAATTAAACAAGTAAGGTTGTTGTTTTTTAGTTGATtgagtttgagatccaaactcaTCTAGGTTCATCTCCAGTAAGAGTGTGCGTAGGTTCTTGTGCAAGACCGTTACCGTACACAAAtgcgtacgtgttagtctccgtaGGAGCATCCGGTTGGAGTATATGTAGGTCATTGGATTAGGATCACAGTGGTTCCTGGTTAGCTAATAGAAAACTAAGTAAGTTTATGCAGGAGCCACTGACATGGGTGGAAACGTATTCCACCAACACAGGTGAGTACGTGGGTCTTTGTGTAGGACCATCATTGACACAGGTGTATACGTGGTTCATCGACATGAGTGTGTACGTGTAGCTTTGTGGTGAAACTGTAAAACCATTATAAATATTAGAGATTGACTTATTGGAAACTTTCgagatagtgaaattcggtacactcgaGGAAAGTGCTTCCGTTGGGAGTGGAGTGGGCAATTAGCCGAACAACTATATATCATTATTTTTACAATTGTGATTTGTgtacatttttatttattcttgTAAGTTGAATTGTTGTGTGTGAATGCATAAATAGATTATATGTTTAGTATTTAATTCAATTACACACACTTAATATATCTATCTCATATAGATTATTTGCTCAATTAATTGTATCTATTTGAGTTTATGTACTTGGACCCACTTAGCTTGGAAGCCTAAGTGTTAATTGCTTTTAATTGGTGCATATTTTTAATTGATCATATTCACCCACCTCTAGAACTTAACTGTAATTCTAAGCTCCATCAAGCTTCCATGCATATCATGTAGTGTCGTGTTAaactatccacacaatttcaattGGCATCAGAGTGGACTACTCTTCAAGGACTTAATCATCTAGAGTAATATTCGTAAGAGCTTTAGAATCATGTTTAACCATAGGAGAGTGTCATCTCATAACCATCTTATTTTAATGGGtctaattatgcatattggaatgTTATGATTAGGGTATTCTTGAGATCTCTTGACCCCATGGTTTGGCCTATGATTGATTAAATATGGACTATATCCGTAGAACAAGTCATGATTGATGGTGTATCCATTAACACTCCCAAAGATAAATATAAATGGATTGTTGATGAGACAATTCGATATGCCTATGATGACAAAGCTCTAAATATGATTTACTGTGTGGTTTCCCCGATGAATTTTAGGGCATTTGATTTTACAATACAGGAAGGAAATGAACGTAATTAATCCTATCAGGCATCTTACCGCCGTTTGAACTTGTGGATGGATTTCTTGCAGGTGAATCTTGCAATACATAGGAGGAAGTCACATCTTCGGATTTTGCAATCGCCGAAAATCATGGATGTAAGAGGAAGCGGAACGTATTCTGAAGAActgcgtggggtccaccgtgatcatCCATCAGATccgttccatccatctattttacctaATGATTTTATAGGTTGTGCTCGAAAATTATGGCTATCCATTGTTCAGTTTGATTAGTTTATGGAAAACATCATTGATGGCCTTCTACCGTTGAATATTTCATATGGGCCAAGCATTTTTTGGTTGTAGCTTAGattgtttttttccccttcatccatgtctagaaGATTTAATAACTAGGATGAATGATAAATTAATATCACCATTGGGCCTATCATaatatcaacggtggaaataaaGTCTAATGATCTTTTCCGTGGTATGATCAACTTGATCCTCTCTaaagcttcatttttggatcgaatgcttaaatttttatttctaaacaaTTGGTCAGCATGGATTGTGTTAAATACATAAGAGGTGGGCTAAACCGAGATCACCTGGTAGCTATTCAATGTTACCTTGTGTATCCATCCAAGCTTGGCGATATTGCTGACTTGATCTATCAAAGCCATCATATCACctattacaagagatggatgtCTTAAAATTATCCCTATGCTCCACAGCACTACCAAAAATCGTGAACATTCAACATCTACATGGCTATATAACTTTTCCCCTTTCGTTTGAAAAATCCATTGCAACAGGCATTCTTGTTTTTCATTTCTGGTAGGTAGCATGTCTTTTTTTAAAACTATTACATAACTACtacttttgatatcttcttcttctttttgaactttaaatgcatgtgatttatccttTTTTCGTTTCAACAGGTGGAAGGAGTTGCAGCCCGACTACAGTTTTACATGCCATTAACAGGTCAAAATTTTTTAACTCGTTTCTGAATACACGCAGAAATCCCTTATTTTATTATCCGGTAATACTTAATTCGATCCAATGGCTTGTCACACTGTACAACAGTAGAGTCTAACAGCGATGTGCGCATTAGACTGTTGAGATACTCATTTGGTAAATCTCATACAAAAGATCTTACATATTGAAAATCAGAGCCACCAATATTTGACATTTTGGTATTTATCTCAAGAACTATAATGTAAAGGTGATGATTATCATAATAAAGAGATTTTTTAGTGACGTTCCATCTGAAATGAGTCTAAATATTCCGACGGTCTTAATTATTGAAAAATTGACCCCACCTGTGGAAATTGAAAAGCGGAGTATAGTGCACACTACCTCTACCGGTTGAACTAACGAGTGGGAGACGAACCTCAAAATTGGATGAAGATTATGTACTACC is a genomic window containing:
- the LOC131256852 gene encoding trihelix transcription factor ENAP2-like, producing the protein MDSAEVPIGGPRGAERLQLGPLIEAGAAEGMAMKTPDRSKRDEWSEGGVLSLLEVYESKWLIRNRAKLKGSDWEDIARRVSDRSSGTKALKTPNQCKNKIESMKKRYRAESPGSSWQFYARMDSLLKGTCNSQAKGDAGCVNGAGESGPQALPKVETGDSEHVLRQAPDESRPQEIGKNTQILDVANVEVVGHAQDSDRDGGSNTLGNDRKESKGMDSDVSTPRSKVPNAADGLGKADPIKRRKRSAGDVAESIRMLANSVLKIEQTRMEMYKDMERMRAEAEIRRAEMELKRTEIIANTQLQIAKLLSNRSPNQSNRSGASSLRTEPSMSLTVPMNADRRKG